One Halichondria panicea chromosome 6, odHalPani1.1, whole genome shotgun sequence genomic window carries:
- the LOC135336760 gene encoding uncharacterized protein LOC135336760 gives MLSRNILNWLVLFLTIVTVIRSEHYQIVLVDSTDLCNGYRNVTCFTLEQLVQTDLLSGGVNLTLSFLPGDHVLTEQLLIRNFRHVHITSQSKSTAVIRFYSNGVIRFFSTTELSIERLGFINGANVGPRNSHRDLTIDSAHNVYINDCYFMNFFVLLNQVETHLVKIANTQIVTIKSTLFMNNTGRAMHVEAIDVYITNSDFTRNDGGAVYIESNNSLINNTEFNYNSAWSGGAVELVSGTVVITSCNFTNNEASLYGGAISIYSSSVSISNSILTNNSANNDGGAIAFSSGRSVSISNSTLTRNINSTDEIVGAINVDSGRVFISGSTLTNNSADKRGGAIYAHSGSVSISNSELTSNRANIGGGAISVDSSSMSISNSTLTNNRADYGGAFYVTSSSLSISDNTLTNNSAVYIGGAISVGSGSVSISNSKLINNSANTGGMLSVYSSSASISDSTLANNRAAEYGGAISVYSSSVFISDSKLTNNRADYGGGAISVGFSCSVSISESTLTSNRADYGGAITVFSSSVFISDSKLINNSANTGGMLSVYSSSVSISESTLTSNRADYGGAISVDSSNMSISNSTLTNNRADYGGVLYVTSSSLTSSLTISDNTLTNNSAVYIGGAISIGSGSVSISNSKLTNNSAGYDGGAISVYSGTVCIFISNSTLTNNRADRSGGAIYGNLGSTVSISDSTLKNNTATSGGGIFLRESTLFVNKTIKIYHNTAQNGGGIYTYFSKVEFQSVLPIFRGTNKHSEIVDNIAENGGGIYAVATTIELTQAHVNIDSNTASAKGGGVFLQQSSRLYLFKKHYEDVVEKPQDITLVTLTIKNNSAQHGGGIFVADDTQRSVCGGGVIETDATQTIFKDCFIQTINSYGYTLNIEINHFNTFMTNNTATQSGGDIYGGLLDRCTAIQNAEYNSSSNGFDYTNSTVKSSTELAISSRPVRVMFCNNSQHLTYTRKGHTFRISFMAIDQVGNPVNATIYSSVVTESGVGRLKEGQAKQKVGNQCTELEYSVFSQDSSAQVELYAEGPCINLGISRQIINISFLPCTCPIGLKPIQSDTECKCDCDPDLEQYQIINCSEENGILKLESNNNIWIEFITTNGTGYVVSNCTFDYCVEKPVNISLSSPDKQCAYNRSGVLCGECESGLSIVLATSNCKECSNLYLLLLIPFALVGILLVALILVLNITIATGSIHGLIFYANIVAANRAIFFPKLNNFVTVFISWVNLDLGIETCFYDGMNSQAKVLLQLVFPAYLFLLVFLIIILSKYSDLFAKLLSNRNPVAALGTLVLLSYSKFLRFIVAALQNRVLKYPDGSTKTVWLFDGNVPYFTPNHIPRFVAAAIILIAGGLFTVLLFFGQWFPRCSKVMIWTKNTYYNGFMDVYHAPFTPKHRYWVGLLLFALIAHNLVVAMAPNTSLPVLSSGCIAFGLISLTNRVHKKQLNEYLETFFLFNLGILSIGTSYVVETHQQQETLTILSMSIAFILFVTIISYHFHQFILKKTKTWLKIKQVAKNLTTGVAYKKNREPNNAMEIHLLAANEIDDDDNEGLLAEQIGIVDPQPYTDGAMEEADPDRYMTPPIIRPATRPDQLREPALDVLAPLTTEDYRPAPPPPKFNRRPAVTHTEIGLISNEV, from the coding sequence ATGCTGTCTAGAAATATTCTCAACTGGTTAGTGCTATTCCTGACCATAGTTACTGTTATcaggagtgagcactatcaAATTGTGTTGGTGGATTCAACTGACTTGTGCAATGGATACCGAAATGTAACTTGtttcactctcgagcagcttgttcaaacagacctgttatctgGTGGAGTCAATCTCACCTTAagctttctacctggagatcatgtgttaACTGAGCAGTTATTGATTCGTAACTTTAGACATGTGCATATTACCAGTCAGAGCAAAAGTACAGCTGTAATTAGATTCTATAGCAATGGTGTGATACGTTTTTTTAGTACCACTGAATTGAGTATTGAACGCTTGGGTTTCATTAATGGAGCGAATGTTGGACCACGAAACTCACATCGAGATTTGACCATTGACAGTGCCCACAATGTCTATATCAACGACTGCTACTTTATGAACTTTTTTGTACTACTCAATCAAGTGGAAACCCACCTAGTTAAGATTGCTAATACTCAAATTGTAACAATTAAAAGCACTCTCTTTATGAACAACACTGGCCGGGCAATGCATGTTGAGGCTATTGATGTGTACATAACAAATAGCGACTTCACAAGAAATGATGGAGGTGCAGTTTACATTGAATCAAACAACTCTCTGATCAACAACACAGAGTTCAACTATAACAGTGCTTGGAGCGGAGGAGCAGTAGAATTGGTATCTGGTACAGTAGTGATCACTTCGTGTAACTTTACAAATAATGAAGCTTCTCtgtatggtggagcgattagtaTTTACTCaagcagtgtgtccatctccaacagcatACTGACAAATAACAGTGCTAACAatgatggtggagcgattgctTTTTCCTCAGGCAGGAGTGTGTCTATTTCCAACAGCACACTGACACGCAACATTAACAGTACTGATGAGATTGTTGGAGCGATTAATGTTGACTCAGGCAGAGTGTTTATCTCTGGCAgcacactgacaaacaacagtgctgacaaAAGGGGTGGAGCAATTTATGCTCACTCAGGCAGTGtctccatctccaacagtgagctgacaagcAACAGAGCTAACATtggtggtggagcgattagtgttGACTCAAGCAGtatgtccatctccaacagcacactgacaaacaacagagctgactaTGGTGGAGCGTTTTACGTTACTTCAAGCAGTCTGTCTATCTCCGACAAcacactgacaaacaacagtgctgtctatattggtggagcgattagtgttGGTTCAGGTAgcgtgtccatctccaacagcaaACTTATAAACAATAGTGCTAACACCGGTGGAATGCTTAGTGTTTACTCAAGCAGTGCGTCTATCTCCGACAGCACACTggcaaacaacagagctgctgaatatggtggagcgattagtgttTACTCAAGCAGTGTGTTCATTTCCGACAGCaaactgacaaacaacagagctgactaTGGTGGAGGAGCGATCAGTGTTGGTTTCAGCTGCAGTGTGTCTATCTCCGAAAGCACACTGACAAGCAACAGAGCtgactatggtggagcgattactGTTTTCTCAAGCAGTGTGTTCATCTCCGACAGCAAACTTATAAACAATAGTGCTAACACCGGTGGAATGCTTAGTGTTTACTCAAGCAGTGTATCCATCTCCGAAAGCACACTGACAAGCAACAGAGCtgactatggtggagcgattagtgttGACTCAAGCAAtatgtccatctccaacagcacattgacaaacaacagagctgactaTGGTGGAGTGTTGTACGTTACTTCAAGCAGTCTGACTAGCAGTCTGACTATCTCCGACAAcacactgacaaacaacagtgctgtctatattggtggagcgattagtaTTGGTTCAGGTAgcgtgtccatctccaacagcaaactaacaaacaacagtgctggctATGATGGTGGGGCGATTAGTGTTTACTCAGGCACTGTATGCATATTCATCTCCAACAGCACACTGACTAACAACAGAGCTGACAGgagtggtggagcgatttatggTAACCTAGGCAGTACTGTGTCTATCTCCGACAGTACACTGAAAAACAACACGGCTACCTCTGGAGGAGGAATATTTCTAAGAGAGAGTACACTTTTTGTAAACAAGACAATAAAGATCTATCACAACACAGCACAGAATGGTGGAGGCATTTATACTTATTTTAGCAAAGTTGAATTTCAATCTGTGTTACCAATTTTCAGGGGCACAAATAAACACAGTGAGATTGTTGACAACATTGCCGAGAATGGCGGAGGTATTTATGCAGTAGCTACAACCATTGAACTAACTCAGGCACATGTTAACATTGACTCAAACACAGCAAGTGCTAAAGGAGGTGGAGTGTTTCTACAGCAAAGTTCGAGACTGTACTTATTTAAAAAACACTATGAAGATGTGGTAGAAAAGCCTCAAGATATTACATTAGTCACGTTAACGATTAAAAACAACTCAGCTCAGCACGGAGGGGGAATATTTGTGGCAGATGACACACaaaggagtgtgtgtggaggtggggTCATAGAAACTGATGCTACTCAAACAATTTTTAAGGATTGCTTTATTCAAACAATCAATTCGTATGGATACACGTTGAACATAGAAATAAACCACTTCAACACATTCATgactaacaacacagctacccaGTCAGGAGGAGACATCTATGGAGGTCTGTTGGATAGGTGTACAGCAATTCAAAATGCTGAATATAACAGTTCTTCAAACGGATTTGATTACACAAATAGTACCGTAAAATCCTCCACCGAATTAGCAATCTCATCTAGGCCTGTTCGAGTAATGTTTTGTAACAATTCGCAACATTTAACATATACAAGAAAGGGACACACATTTAGAATCAGTTTTATGGCTATTGACCAAGTTGGAAATCCAGTGAACGCCACAATTTATAGTTCTGTTGTCACTGAGAGTGGAGTTGGtcgtctcaaagaaggacaggcAAAACAAAAAGTTGGCAATCAGTGtacagaattagagtacagtgtattctcacaagacagctctgctcaagtggaactctatgcCGAGGGTCCATGCAtcaatttgggaatttcaagaCAAATTATCAATATTTCTTTTCTACCCTGCACATGCCCTATTGGACTCAAACCAATTCAGTCTGATActgagtgcaagtgtgactgtgatccagacTTGGAACAATATCAGATAATAAACTGTTCTGAGGAAAATGGAATTTTAAAGCTGGAAAGTAATAACAACATATGGATAGAATTCATAACTACCAATGGAACGGGGTATGTTGTTAGTAACTGCacatttgactattgtgtagAAAAACCAGTCAACATCAGCCTAAGTAGCCCTGACAAACAAtgtgcctacaatcgaagtggtgtcttgtgtggagaatgtgaatcAGGACTCAGTATTGTGTTGGCTACGTCAAATTGTAAAGAATGCTCTAATCTTTACCTTCTTCTACTAATACCATTTGCGCTCGTTGGGATATTGCTAGTTGCTTTAATTCTCgtgctcaacatcactatagcaactggaaGTATTCATGGCCTCATATTTTACGCCAACATAGTAGCTGCTAATAGAGCCATTTTCTTTCCTAAACTAAACAACTTTGTAACAGTTTTCATatcatgggtgaatcttgaccTGGGAATCGAGACATGCTTTTACgatggaatgaactctcaagcaAAAGTGCTTCTTCAACTCGTCTTTCCTGCTTACTTGTTTCTTCTAGTATTcttaataatcattttaagTAAGTACTCTGACTTATTTGCAAAGCTtctctccaacaggaacccagttgctgccctaggcacactcgtTTTACTCTCTTATTCTAAATTCTTACGGTTTATCGTTGCTGCACTACAAAATAGGGTCTTGAAATATCCTGATGGCTCAACCAAGACTGTTTGGTTGTTTGATGGTAATGTACCATACTTCACTCCCAATCACATCCCTCGGTTTGTTGCTGCAGCCATTATCCTCATTGCCGGTGGATTGTTCACTGTATTACTCTTttttggacaatggtttcctCGCTGTTCCAAGGTTATGATATGGACCAAGAACACATATTACAATGGTTTCATGGATGtataccatgctccattcactcccaagcatcgctactgggtggggctgctcCTTTTTGCTCTGATTGCACATAATCTAGTAGTTGCCATGGCTCCAAACACTTCTCTCCCTGTTCTATCATCTGGGTGTATTGCATTCGGACTGATATCATTGACCAATCGAGTGCACAAAAAGCAACTTAACGAATATCTAGAAACATTCTTTTTGTTTAATCTCGGTATTCTATCTATTGGCACTTCATATGTTGTTGAAACACACCAACAGCAAGAAACACTGACCATTCTTTCAATGTCCATAGCTTTCATTCTCTTTGTGACAATAATCAGCTACCATTTCCACCAATTCATActaaagaagaccaagacatGGCTTAAGATAAAGCAAGTCGCAAAAAACTTGACAACTGGTGTTGCATACAAAAAGAACCGAGAACCTAACAATGCCATGGAAATACATCTGTTGGCAGCAAATGAAATTGATGACGATGACAATGAAGGACTTTTAGCTGAGCAAATAGGCATTGTGGACCCACAACCTTACACTGATGGAGCCatggaagaagctgaccctgatcgTTACATGACCcctcccatcatcagaccagccacgagGCCAGACCAGCTGAGAGAGCCTGCCCTGGACGTActagcccccctcaccacagaggactacagaccagcccctccccctccaaaATTCAACCGTCGTCCTGctgttacacacacagaaatagGCCTCATAAGTAATGAAGTGTGA